The following are encoded together in the Bradymonas sediminis genome:
- a CDS encoding THUMP domain-containing class I SAM-dependent RNA methyltransferase: MSQRYFATTLPGFEDELADEVKAIGGRKIEKVTGGVEFDATHRVFYRANYELRCANRVFLRVDEFRARDFPELYNKTRRYSWERLLSGANRVFVRGAARESHLMHSDRISDTVGHGLREHFEDDLKVAAPQIIDKIDGSAQLVLARLNDDRCELSLDSSGEHLYKRGWRQHAVEAPIRETTAAALLIRSGWVHRKPLVDPFCGSGTFLVEGAWLANKRAPGDMRDFAFQRWANFRQPLWDDVVNCGRQRTHACEAVRFYGFDANPDAVQAARQNAELAGVRGCAEIRQADISEFLPPCEAAGTVIANPPYGERLTQGSGPRKAYQILIDRFAEHFQGWRLALLLPSDITPNHPSLRFKEDIRFQNGGIRVRFWLARHR; the protein is encoded by the coding sequence ATGAGCCAACGTTATTTCGCCACGACTCTGCCCGGTTTCGAAGATGAACTTGCCGATGAGGTTAAAGCAATCGGCGGGCGTAAGATCGAAAAAGTCACCGGCGGCGTCGAGTTTGACGCGACCCATCGCGTCTTTTATCGCGCGAATTATGAACTTCGCTGCGCCAACCGCGTCTTCCTTCGCGTGGACGAATTCCGCGCCCGCGACTTCCCCGAGCTCTATAATAAAACGCGCCGCTATAGCTGGGAGCGCCTGCTCAGCGGGGCCAATCGCGTCTTCGTGCGCGGCGCGGCGCGTGAGTCTCATTTAATGCACTCCGACCGCATCTCGGACACCGTCGGCCACGGCCTTCGCGAGCATTTCGAGGACGATTTGAAGGTCGCCGCCCCGCAGATCATCGACAAAATTGACGGCAGCGCGCAGCTCGTGCTCGCGCGGCTCAACGACGACCGCTGTGAGCTAAGCCTGGATTCCTCCGGCGAGCATCTTTATAAGCGCGGGTGGCGCCAACACGCGGTGGAGGCGCCGATTCGCGAGACCACCGCCGCGGCCCTTCTGATTCGCAGCGGCTGGGTGCATCGAAAGCCGTTGGTCGACCCATTCTGCGGCTCCGGCACCTTCCTGGTCGAGGGCGCATGGCTGGCCAATAAACGCGCGCCCGGCGATATGCGCGACTTCGCTTTCCAGCGCTGGGCCAACTTTCGCCAGCCCCTCTGGGACGATGTCGTCAATTGTGGTCGCCAACGAACCCATGCCTGCGAGGCGGTGCGTTTCTACGGCTTTGACGCGAACCCCGACGCCGTTCAGGCCGCGCGCCAAAACGCCGAGCTCGCCGGCGTCCGCGGATGCGCCGAGATTCGCCAGGCCGACATCTCCGAGTTCCTGCCGCCCTGCGAGGCGGCCGGCACGGTCATCGCCAACCCGCCCTATGGCGAGCGCTTGACTCAGGGCAGCGGCCCGCGCAAGGCGTATCAGATTCTGATTGACCGATTCGCCGAGCATTTCCAGGGCTGGCGACTCGCGCTGCTGTTGCCGTCGGATATAACACCTAATCACCCGAGCCTTCGTTTCAAAGAAGATATCCGCTTCCAAAACGGCGGCATTCGGGTGCGCTTCTGGCTGGCGCGGCATCGCTGA